ACCGTCACCACGCTGCCCTCGATCTTGGGCTGTACGATGTAGCGCTCCGCCTGGGCCTTCAAAAGCTCCACCGCCAGCATCATTTCCTTCGCACTCTCTATGACCCGCATGCCCTGGCTGCTCCTGCCGTCCTGCGGTTTCAATACCAGCGGGTAAGAAAGTCCCACGTACCGGGAATCCCCCTCTGTCCCGATGACCTCCGACAGATGCTGGGCCGGGATTGCATTACAGATGTTGCGGGAATCCAAAAACCTCTCGATCCGCTCCTTATTCCGGCACAGGGCGATCGTTTCATACCCGGACATACAGATGACCGCTCCCAGCTCCTCGGAGGCCTTGTACCAGTCCTGTAACGTGTCCACCTCCGCATCTGTCAGGGGAATGATGTAATCAATCTCCTCCCTGCTGCATACGTCCATCATAAAGCTGCGGTATGCTTTCCTTGAAGTGGCATAGGGCGCCTGATAAAAGGCGTCTACCTCCATGGAATTCACAACCCACTCCGCCGGATAGACGTCGCATCCCACTACCCAGTAGCCGTCCCGTTTGCAGGCGCTGATCACCGCCCCCGCGGAAAAAGAGCCGATCGCCGTTACCAAAATCGTTTTCTGCATCTGTTTGTCCTCCTCTCACCCTGTATGACCATAATATCGTTTATTTTATCCTGTCTGCGCCGGAGATCAGTCCTTCCCGCGCAGCCGGTTCTTCACCATACCCCATAAATAGCAAAAACTCTCCAGCTTAAATGCCCACGCAAGCCCCGCATATACCGCCGCGCCGCACACGATCTGCACCGCCAGCTTCAGCCACACGGACATCTCCGGCATCCGGGAGCCTGCTGCCATCACCACCGCGCACATCACGGCTGAGAGCGCCGCCGACGGCATCACGTCCATCCACTGATGAAAAATACTGTAGTCCAGAAGCTTCCGGTTCGGCGCCGCATTGATAAACGTACACACAAAATCCTGAAACGCCTTTAAGCACACCATGATATAGACATTAAACTGCATCCCCACGACCAGTGCTAACAGGCTCAAGCCTTTTTTCACGATCTCCAGCTTCAGGAAGATATCGCTCCGTCCCATGGCGTTTATCGCCTGCAGGTTCGTGATATGGATCGGCCAGAAGCAGTAGGAAATGCACATGATCCGCAGAAACGGCACGCAGATCATCCATTTTTCTCCCAAAAGCGCCAGGACCAGCGTGTCCGCCACCGCAAACAGTCCAAGGAGCATGGGGATCACCGCAAAGGAGCTCAACCGGATCGCCCTGCGCACCATCTCCCTCACCGCCGCCTTGTCATCCTGCCTTGCAGAAAACGCCGGCAGCAGCACCGCCTGGATCGCGGCTCCCAGATTCGTCGCGATCAGCTTCGGGAACTGCTCGCCCCGGTTATAACTTCCCAACAGTTCTTCATTATAGATCTTTCCGATCAAAAGTCCATATAAAT
This portion of the Clostridium sp. AN503 genome encodes:
- a CDS encoding ATP-grasp domain-containing protein, with protein sequence MQKTILVTAIGSFSAGAVISACKRDGYWVVGCDVYPAEWVVNSMEVDAFYQAPYATSRKAYRSFMMDVCSREEIDYIIPLTDAEVDTLQDWYKASEELGAVICMSGYETIALCRNKERIERFLDSRNICNAIPAQHLSEVIGTEGDSRYVGLSYPLVLKPQDGRSSQGMRVIESAKEMMLAVELLKAQAERYIVQPKIEGSVVTVDVVRDPESGDCVCLPRRELLRTPNGAGTSVYVFRDELLEKQCREIAAALEIRGCVNFEFIERQGEWYFLECNPRFSGGVAFSCMAGYDMVKNHLNCFTGGGLEPEGEIGGQYLARRYTEYRMPERPTE
- a CDS encoding lipopolysaccharide biosynthesis protein, with protein sequence MAETDMKQKVVKGLFWKLLENGGAQGIQFVIAIILARLLTPAQYGVVGIIMIFITIANVFVQSGFSTALVQKQKADEVDFSSVCYFELAVALVMYVLLYQAAPSIASFYGIAELMGIVRVLAFVLFPGAVISVQTAYVSRNMEFKGLFFSTLAASAVSGVISIGMAASGLGVWAMVGQQISYYISLMLVLFITVRWRPRLCFAVERVQGMFAFGWKLLCASLLDTVFNNLYGLLIGKIYNEELLGSYNRGEQFPKLIATNLGAAIQAVLLPAFSARQDDKAAVREMVRRAIRLSSFAVIPMLLGLFAVADTLVLALLGEKWMICVPFLRIMCISYCFWPIHITNLQAINAMGRSDIFLKLEIVKKGLSLLALVVGMQFNVYIMVCLKAFQDFVCTFINAAPNRKLLDYSIFHQWMDVMPSAALSAVMCAVVMAAGSRMPEMSVWLKLAVQIVCGAAVYAGLAWAFKLESFCYLWGMVKNRLRGKD